The segment CACTTTTTTTGTTCATCCTTCTATCAATTGTTTGTTCGTGCAATAATGATCTTGCCGGCAGGAGGATGTCCTTCCAGTCTTTCGTGAGCGGTAATGACGCTGGCCAGTTCAAATGGCAAAACTTCGGCAATCTCAATAGCCAATGCATCTTTTTCAAACATCGTAAGTAAAGCATCAAAGGCTTCTTGATCGGAATAATCTTTAGACGGGCCAAAATGCAGATAATCGCCTTTTTTGATTCGTTGTTCTTCTGACGGTAACGTATTTAGCGCAACGAATGTCCCGTTTTCTTTCATGATTTTTACCCCTGCATCGATCCCCCGGGCACCTTTTGTTGCATCGATCACTACATCTGCTTGATTTTTGAAGACTTCTCCGGGATCTTCTTGATCATAAGCCACAAAAGCGTCTACACCGAGTTTTCGCAACAAATCTTCATTGCGTTTTGATGCGCTGGCTAATACCTTGTTGCCTTTTTCTTTCAATAGTTGGACCAACAGCGAACCCACTCCGCCGGAAGCGCCTTCTACCATCACCACATCTGTGGGTTTCAATGAAAGCAAATGATTGAGGATATTGTATGCAGTGATACCAGTAGTCACAAGTCCGGCAGCTTGCTGCCACGTCATTTTTTCAGGAAGCTTTGCCACTTTGTGAGCGGGCAAAACCAGCTCTTCGCCGTATGTACCGCCCACCGCATGGACCACCACTCGATCGCCTGCTCGGACATTGGTGACATCTTCTGCGACTTCGGTCACGATCCCGGCACCGTCATTTCCTAAGACGTAAGGAAATTTCAGGGAACGAACAGCTTTCATGGCACCTTTTCTGACAGAGATATCATAAGGATTGATGGCAAATGCTTGAATCGTGACCCGTACATGATTTTCTGTCAATTCGCGACTTTCTGCTTGGATCTCTTCAAACACATCTCTTGCCGCGCCGTACTCTTTGATTGCAAATCGTTTCATCTTCAACACTCCTTTGATATGTTTTGATAAGTTTTATTCTGTGATTTCCTGATACTTGCCTGCTAAATATTCTTGTCCTAATGAACAATAATGAGTGATATTTTGTCGGTTTTTTTCGATTTCTTCGGCAGTCAATGGACGGATCACCTTGGCAGGACGTCCAAAAGCCAAAACATTCGGCGGAATAACTGTTCCTTGAGTCACTAATGAGCCGGCACCGATCAGACTGTTTTCTCCAATGACCGCATGATTCAAAATCACCGAACTCATGCCGATCAATGCGCCTTTTTCGATTTTACAGCCATGGAGCATACATTGATGTCCTACGGTGACGTTTTCCGCTATATCGGTAGGGGCATCATGATCGACATGGATGACCGTTCCGTCTTGGATATTCGTGCGGTCCCCGATTTTGATCCAGTTGCTGTCGCCGCGGATCACGCTATTGAACCAGACGGTCACTTCATCCCCTAGTTCTACATTTCCTACTACCGTCGCGTTTTTTGCGATAAATCTTGCCATCATGCTTCCTCCGCTCCGCGTTTTTTATACATCAAGTATAGTCAAAAGTATAAAAAAGCGCTATTTAATTGTCTTTTTCCCTCAAGTGCTTTTAACGCAAACTATCCGAACATAGCCGCCGCTCTTGCATAGCGAACAGCGATTGTTCGGATAGTATCTGTTTATTTTTTTATCAGGACGCCGGCTATTCTGCGAATTCTTCTTCGATCCCTTCTTCAGCGAACTGACTTTGATACAATTGGCTATAAAAACCGCCGGAAGCCAATAAACTCTCATGGGTTCCTTGTTCCAAAATAGCCCCTTGTTTCATTACCAAGATCAAATCCGCATCGCGAATCGTTGAAAGCCGGTGAGCAATGACAAAACTGGTCCGTCCTTTCATCACTCGATCCATCGCTTTTTGGATCAAAGCTTCTAACCGGGTGTCCACCGAGCTGGTAGCTTCATCTAATATCAAGATTTTAGGATCGGAAACGACTGCTCGTGCGATCGTCAGCAATTGTTTTTGCCCCAATGAAACATTGTCGCCTTCCGCATTGATCTCCATATCGTAACCATCCGGCATCGTACGGATAAAATGATCGACATTGGCGGTTTTCGCAGCGTCTACGACTTCATAATCGGTCGCATCTAGTTTTCCAAAACGGATATTATCACTAATGGTTCCTTCATAAAGCCATGCATCTTGCAGAACCATACCGAAAAGTGACCGGACATCGCCGCGGCTCATTTTTTTCGTATCAATACCGTCGATCTTGATGGCACCTTCGTTTACGTCATAAAAACGCATCAGGAGATTGATCAATGTCGTCTTCCCTGCACCGGTCGGACCGACGATCGCTACTGTCTGTCCTGCTTTGACCGTGAAATTCAGATCTTTAATCAGAGGCTTGCGAGGATCATAACTGAAACCGACATGTTCAAAAGTCACTTCACCACGGATCTCTTCTGGCAGTTGGACGTCTTGTTCATTGATAACTTCTTCCGGTTCATCCAAAATCTCAAACACCCGTTTTGCTGATGCAGAAGCACTTTGCAAAATAGAGGAAAGCTGTGTGATATTTCCCATCGGCTGACTGACTTGCCAAATATATTGGATAAATGCTTGCAGCTGACCGACTACGATCACACCGCCCACGACGTAGAAACTACCTAAAACAGCCATTGCGATATACGTCGCATAAGCGGTCAACTGAACAAGAGGCATCATTAGACCGGAAATAAAAGCTGCCCGAAAACCATAATGCTGCAATGTATGATTGACTTTTTTGAATCCTTCAAGGGTTTGTTTTTCCCGACCGTATACTTTCAGTACGCTAAAACCAGTCATATTTTCTTGAACATATCCGTTTAGATCTCCTAAAGAATTCTGCATTCCTTGGAAGTATTTTTGCGAGATCTTGACGATGCCGCGAGAGATCAGCAGAGATGCCGGGATCATGATAATAGAAACCAGCGCCATGATCGTGTTGATATAAAACATCATGCTGACTGACATGATGATCGCCAAGAAGGCATTCACCACACCGATCAGGGCTTGCTGCATCGCACCGCTTACTGCGTCCACGTCATTTGTCACTCGAGACAGGATATTTCCTTGTTGATTGCGGTCAAAATAAGCCACTGGCAATCGATTGATTTTTTCATCGATATCTCGGCGCAGATCCCGCATTGCTTGTTGCACTACGTTCGTAATCAAGACCCCTGACAAAAGCTGGGTCGCACAATAACCGATCCCTACCGCTGCCACGGCGATCAAACATTTGAAGATATAATCGAAATTCAGCGGCTCTCCCGCTGCGACATTTTTGGTGATCTCAGTCGTAGGCAACCCTACCACATAAGGCATGGCCGTATTGAAAACAACGGTCAAGACGGTAAAAACCATCACCATGATAAATGTCAGCTTATAAGGTTTAATATAATGAGACAAACGTTTCAAAGAAGAAAATGATTTCATCGCGCTAATTCCTCCTCTGACAATTGTGATGCGGCAATGTCGTAATAGACTGGACATGAAGCCAACAGTTCTTTATGGGTGCCCATCCCCACGACATTTCCTTCATTTAAAACAATGATCTTATCTGCGTGCATGATGGTCCCTACACGTTGAGCCACGATCAAGACAGTCGATTCTGTCGTTTCTTTTTTCAAGCGTGCCCGTAATTTCGCGTCTGTTTGATAATCAAGGGCCGAAAAACTGTCATCAAAGATATAGATCTCCGGTTGACGGATCACTGCTCGTGCAATCGCTAATCGCTGCTTTTGTCCGCCAGAAAAATTCGTTCCGCCTTCAGAAAGCAATGCATCATAGCCGTCTGGTGTACGGGAGATAAAATCAGCTGCCTGTGCGATCTCTGCCGCCCGCTCCATTTCTTCCATGGTTGCATCCTCTTTACCGTACCGCAGATTTTCCGCGATCGTGCCTGTAAACAGCAACGCTTTTTGAGGGATATAGCCGATTTTTTGCCGCAACGCTGATAAACTAAAGTCGCGAACATCGACACCGTCTACTAAGACTTCCCCTTCGCTGACATCATAAAAACGCGGGATCAGTTGGATCAACGTCGACTTTCCGCTGCCGGTACTGCCGATGAAAGCAACTGTTTCTCCAGGTTTTGCAGTAAAGCTGACATTACGGATCACTGGACTTTCTGCATGTCCCGGATAAGCAAAGGTCACATTTTTGAATTCGACATACCCTTTTTGACTTGTTTCAGTGATCGGTTGAGCTTTTTCAATGATATTTGGTGCTGCGTCCAGCGCTTCTTGGATACGCCGTGCTGATACGGCAGCCCGCGGATACATCATAAAAACAGAAGCAAACAGCATAAATGAAAACAGCGCATGGAAAATATATTCGATAAAAGCGATCAGATCTCCCACAAACAGGTTCCCTTGATCGATCTGCAGACTTCCTTGCCAAATGATCAAGACCATTACGATATTGAATAGGAAAAAGAAACCCGGTTGCGCAACGGCCATCAGTTTAAACAAACTTTTTGAACTGCCGGTATAT is part of the Enterococcus mediterraneensis genome and harbors:
- a CDS encoding NADP-dependent oxidoreductase; translation: MKRFAIKEYGAARDVFEEIQAESRELTENHVRVTIQAFAINPYDISVRKGAMKAVRSLKFPYVLGNDGAGIVTEVAEDVTNVRAGDRVVVHAVGGTYGEELVLPAHKVAKLPEKMTWQQAAGLVTTGITAYNILNHLLSLKPTDVVMVEGASGGVGSLLVQLLKEKGNKVLASASKRNEDLLRKLGVDAFVAYDQEDPGEVFKNQADVVIDATKGARGIDAGVKIMKENGTFVALNTLPSEEQRIKKGDYLHFGPSKDYSDQEAFDALLTMFEKDALAIEIAEVLPFELASVITAHERLEGHPPAGKIIIARTNN
- a CDS encoding ABC transporter ATP-binding protein, giving the protein MKSFSSLKRLSHYIKPYKLTFIMVMVFTVLTVVFNTAMPYVVGLPTTEITKNVAAGEPLNFDYIFKCLIAVAAVGIGYCATQLLSGVLITNVVQQAMRDLRRDIDEKINRLPVAYFDRNQQGNILSRVTNDVDAVSGAMQQALIGVVNAFLAIIMSVSMMFYINTIMALVSIIMIPASLLISRGIVKISQKYFQGMQNSLGDLNGYVQENMTGFSVLKVYGREKQTLEGFKKVNHTLQHYGFRAAFISGLMMPLVQLTAYATYIAMAVLGSFYVVGGVIVVGQLQAFIQYIWQVSQPMGNITQLSSILQSASASAKRVFEILDEPEEVINEQDVQLPEEIRGEVTFEHVGFSYDPRKPLIKDLNFTVKAGQTVAIVGPTGAGKTTLINLLMRFYDVNEGAIKIDGIDTKKMSRGDVRSLFGMVLQDAWLYEGTISDNIRFGKLDATDYEVVDAAKTANVDHFIRTMPDGYDMEINAEGDNVSLGQKQLLTIARAVVSDPKILILDEATSSVDTRLEALIQKAMDRVMKGRTSFVIAHRLSTIRDADLILVMKQGAILEQGTHESLLASGGFYSQLYQSQFAEEGIEEEFAE
- a CDS encoding gamma carbonic anhydrase family protein — its product is MARFIAKNATVVGNVELGDEVTVWFNSVIRGDSNWIKIGDRTNIQDGTVIHVDHDAPTDIAENVTVGHQCMLHGCKIEKGALIGMSSVILNHAVIGENSLIGAGSLVTQGTVIPPNVLAFGRPAKVIRPLTAEEIEKNRQNITHYCSLGQEYLAGKYQEITE
- a CDS encoding ABC transporter ATP-binding protein, translated to MKLMWHYTMRYKKLLFFDFICVFGFILIELGLPTILARMIDVGIRNNDTDYILKMGLLMIIITIIGIIMNILLGYFTSRITTNIVADIRDDLFERVQAYSHHEYEKIGVSSLITRVTNDAYQIMLFLQNILRTGFMTPMMFVVSLYMVLRTSPRLGMYVLLALPILLISVVAIAKISDPLSTKQQSNLDKINSILRENLSGLRVIRAFVNERFEEKRFAKVNEAYTGSSKSLFKLMAVAQPGFFFLFNIVMVLIIWQGSLQIDQGNLFVGDLIAFIEYIFHALFSFMLFASVFMMYPRAAVSARRIQEALDAAPNIIEKAQPITETSQKGYVEFKNVTFAYPGHAESPVIRNVSFTAKPGETVAFIGSTGSGKSTLIQLIPRFYDVSEGEVLVDGVDVRDFSLSALRQKIGYIPQKALLFTGTIAENLRYGKEDATMEEMERAAEIAQAADFISRTPDGYDALLSEGGTNFSGGQKQRLAIARAVIRQPEIYIFDDSFSALDYQTDAKLRARLKKETTESTVLIVAQRVGTIMHADKIIVLNEGNVVGMGTHKELLASCPVYYDIAASQLSEEELAR